The Amycolatopsis japonica nucleotide sequence TCGCGTTCGCCGGAGGTCGCGGCGAGCCCGGCAGCGACCGCGCGCCAACGTTCCTCCCACGCCGCGACGTCACCGCCGCACGCGGTGACGTACGCCGTCGTGACCGCGAGCCCGGGCAGCTTCCGTCCGCCGGCGGCTTCGGAAAGCGCGGCGGCCGAGTAGCCCGCGCGGGTCGAAAGCTCGCGGTACGTCGGCCCGCCGGCCTTCTCGCGAAGCAGGCGAAGATCCGCCGCGAAGCTCACGACGACGTCGTCGCCCGGCCCCAGCGGGCGCTCGCGTCTCGGCACCAGGCCCCCCTGATCGTCGAACCGTTACCGATTGGACATTGTTCACCGAAAACGGCCCGACACTGTACAAAAGTTCTGCGCTACAACCGATGGCGTGCCGATTCGAACCCATGCGGTGACCGTGGTCTTCGCGGGCGTCCCCCAACCGCCCGCGTCCTCGGAGCTGGAGGTGGTCGCCCATACCCCCGACGAACGTGAAGCGGTCTGGCACGCCAGCGTGCTGCGGCCGGACGTCCTCGTCCTGTCCGTCCATCCGCCCTCACTCGACGGGCTGGCGATCACGCGCGAGGTGTCGTCGCGCGTACCGGACACCGCCGTGCTGGTGCTGACCCCGCCCGGCGACGGCGAACTCGTGGTCGCCGCGATGCTCGCGGGCGCGCGCGGCGTCCTGTCCCGCAGCGCGGGCCCCGACGATCTGATCCGGTTCATCCGCGGGGTCGCGGCGGGCGCGGTCGTGTTCGGCGAGCGCGCCGCGGACCGGCTTTACGGCCTGCTGGCCGCTTCGCAGCCGATGCGGGCGTTCCCACGGCTGACCCCGCGCGAACACGAGGTGCTCGACCTCCTGGCGGGTGGCCTGACGATCCCGGCCGTCGCGCGACGGCTCGGGCTCGCGCCCAAGACCGTGCGCAACGTCGTCACGTCGATCCACGCGAAGGCCGGCATCGACGACCGGGAGGTGCTGCTCGCCCAGGCCAGGAACGCCGGGCTCGGCCGTCACTCGTAGGTGCGAGGTGTCCAGACGATGCCGTTCTCGGCGCGGGTCTTCGACGAGCCGATGATCAGCAGGCAGCGCATGTCCACGCTGGCCGGATCGAGGGTGCCGAGGGTGACCACGCGGATGTCCTCCTCGGGGCCGCCGACGTCCCGGGCGACGACCACCGGCGTCTCCGGCGCACGGTGCCGGAGCAGGACGTCGCGGGCCTGCGCGAGTTGCGTGGTCCGCGTGCGGGACGCCGGGTTGTACAGCGCGAGCACGAGATCCGCCGCACCCGCGGCGTCCAGCCGACGTTCGATGATCTCCCACGGCTTGAGCCGGTCGGACAGCGAAAGCACGCAGTAGTCGTGGCCGAGCGGCGCGCCGACCCGGGACGCGGCCGCCTGCGCGGCGGTCACGCCCGGCACGATCCGCACCCGTGCGCCCGCGCCGTGTCCGGCCGCGACCTGCTCCAGTACCGCCGATGCCATCGCGAACACGCCGGGATCGCCCGACGAGACCACCGCGACCTTGGCCCCGTCGGCGGCCAGTTCGAGCGCTTCGACGGCGCGTTCGGCCTCGACGCGGTTGCCCGACGCGTGCCGCTGCTGGCCCGCGCGCTGCGGCACCCGCGCGACGTACGGGCCGTAGCCGACGATGTGCTCCGCCGCGGCCAGTTCCGCGGTCGCTTCGGGGGTCAGCCAGTCCGGACCCGCCGGGCCCAGGCCGACGACCACGACTTCGCCGCCGGTATGCGTTTCCTGCTCCCGGGTGACTTCGGGTTCGTCGGCGAGCCGGGACGCGTAGGCCGGGCTGGGCAGCAGCGCCAGCGAGAAGTACGGCACCGACTCCGGGTCGACGTCGGCGAACGGCTCGACGCGCTGCGCCTGCCAGGTCGCCCGTTCGACGTAGAAGGCGTCGTCCAGCTTCCCGGCTTCGACCAGCGCCTCGCGGACGTTGCCGAACGTGCGGCCGAGTTTGAGCACCGCCGCGGCCTGCGTGTCGGCCAGGCGGCGCGCGAGCTCCGGCGCGGGCAGCGTGCCGGGCAGGATCGTGAGGACTTCGTCGCGCTGCACCAGCGGGCGGCCGAGCACCGACGACGCCGCGCTGACCGAGGTCACGCCCGGCACCACGGTCGCTTCGTAGCGGTCGGCGAGGCGTTCGTGCATGTACATGTAGGAGCCGTAGAAGAACGGGTCGCCTTCGCAGAGCACGACGACGTCGCGTCCGGCGTCGAGATGCTCGGCAAGCCGTTTCGCGCTCAGCTCGTAGAAATCGGCGATGGCGCCTTCGTAGCCGCCGGGATGGTCGGTGGTCTCGGTCGTGACCGGGTAGACCAGCTTCTCCTCGATCTGGCCGTCCCGCAGGTACGGCTCGGCGACCGAACGCGCGATGCTCCGGCCGTGCCGCGCACTGTGATACGCGATGACGTCGGCCTCGCCGATCAGGCGCGCGGCCTTGACCGTCATCAGCTCGGGGTCACCCGGTCCGAGCCCGACACCCCAGAGTTTTCCGAGCCCGCTCATTCGACCTCACTCGCCATCGCGTTGATCGCGGCGACGGCCATCGCGCTGCCGCCACGTCGTCCGTGCACCACCAGGTACGGGGCCGGTGCCCGCTTCGCGAGCTCCACTTTGGACTCGGCGGCGCCGATGAAGCCCACCGGGACCCCGATGATCGCCGCCGGGGCACCGACGCCTTCTTCGAGCAGTTCCAGCAGGCGGAACAGCGCGGTGGGCGCGTTGCCGATCGCCACCACGGAACCGGGCAGCTTGTCGCGCCACAGCTCCAGCGCGGCCGCGGACCGGGTGGTGCCCATCCGCTCGGCCAGCCCGGGCACCTTCGGATCGGACAGCGTGCACAGCACTTCGTTGGCGGCAGGCAAACGTTTGCGGGTCACCCCGGAGGCGATCATGTTCGCGTCGCACAGGATCGGCGCGCCCGCTTCGAGCGCGGCGCGGCCGGATTCCACCACGTCCAGGCTGTAGCGGAGGTCGTCGACCAGGTCGACCATCCCGCAGGCGTGGATCATCCGCACGGCCAGCACCGCGACGTCGTCGGGCAGGATCGCGAGATCCGCCTCCTCACGGATGGTGGCGAACGAATGCCGGTAGATCTCGGCCCCGTCCCGGATGTAGTCGATCACTGTGTCCCTTTCTCCGCCAACGTCCTCGCCAGCTCGCCGACCGGGACGAACGCCCCGTCGACCAGATAACCGTCCTCCGTCGCGAGCACGTCGACGTGCTCGCGCGCGGGTTTGCCGCAGCGCCGTTCACAACCGGCGAAATGGGCTCTCGGCGTCCGCCCGACCCGCGCCGCGTCGGCCCGCACGTCGGCCAGCGACTTGGCACAGCCCGGATGCCCGATGCAGGCGCTGACCCCGAGCGAAGGCGCGTCCGGATCGGTGATCAGCCCCGTGTCCGCGGCCAAGGGACCGAGCACCAGGATCGATCGCCACGGCGTGACAACGGCGTTCCCCGCGTTCGCGATCGCGCGCGCCTGAGCCGAGGTGAGCCTGCCGAAGACCGCGGCGACCCCGATCGCGTCACCGATCGGCCCGATCGGGAGGCCCGGGTTCACCTCGAACTCCCGCGGCTCCGTCATTTCGCCTGGGATGCCCCTGACGAGCGGCTCGATGTCGGCGAGTTCGCTGATCCGCCAGGCCGTTCCCCTCGTGCGCAGGAACGCGCGCGCGACCGCGAGCAGCGTCTCGACGGCGTGCTCGGCGGGGACGCGCAGGCCGGTGTCCTCGCCCGCGAGCAGTACGGCCCCGTCGCGCCAGCAGACGTCGGCGCCCTCACCGGCGACGTCACCCTGGCCGCCGTCGAACGCGAAAAGGAAGCGTCCGGGGAGCTCGGCCAGCTCCGGGACGGCACACAAGGCCTCGTCGAGTTCCTGAGCGAGCTTTTGCGCGGTCTCGCTCAGCGGCGAAGCGAGGATGTTGCGGACGCGTTCGTGTGACGGCGAAGGCAGGAGCCCGGCCGCGGCGAGCCTGCCCGCGAGCCCCGGCCGGGTGATTCCGCGCAGCTGCACGTTGCCGCGGGAGGTCAAGTGGAGGGCGCCGTCACCGAGGTCGTCGGCGGCGTCGGCGAGCGCCCTGAACCGGGCCGCGGTGATGGCGCCGCCGGGCAGCCGGATCCGGGCGAGCGGACCGTCGGCCGCGTCG carries:
- a CDS encoding response regulator, which encodes MPIRTHAVTVVFAGVPQPPASSELEVVAHTPDEREAVWHASVLRPDVLVLSVHPPSLDGLAITREVSSRVPDTAVLVLTPPGDGELVVAAMLAGARGVLSRSAGPDDLIRFIRGVAAGAVVFGERAADRLYGLLAASQPMRAFPRLTPREHEVLDLLAGGLTIPAVARRLGLAPKTVRNVVTSIHAKAGIDDREVLLAQARNAGLGRHS
- a CDS encoding precorrin-2 C(20)-methyltransferase, giving the protein MSGLGKLWGVGLGPGDPELMTVKAARLIGEADVIAYHSARHGRSIARSVAEPYLRDGQIEEKLVYPVTTETTDHPGGYEGAIADFYELSAKRLAEHLDAGRDVVVLCEGDPFFYGSYMYMHERLADRYEATVVPGVTSVSAASSVLGRPLVQRDEVLTILPGTLPAPELARRLADTQAAAVLKLGRTFGNVREALVEAGKLDDAFYVERATWQAQRVEPFADVDPESVPYFSLALLPSPAYASRLADEPEVTREQETHTGGEVVVVGLGPAGPDWLTPEATAELAAAEHIVGYGPYVARVPQRAGQQRHASGNRVEAERAVEALELAADGAKVAVVSSGDPGVFAMASAVLEQVAAGHGAGARVRIVPGVTAAQAAASRVGAPLGHDYCVLSLSDRLKPWEIIERRLDAAGAADLVLALYNPASRTRTTQLAQARDVLLRHRAPETPVVVARDVGGPEEDIRVVTLGTLDPASVDMRCLLIIGSSKTRAENGIVWTPRTYE
- a CDS encoding precorrin-8X methylmutase is translated as MIDYIRDGAEIYRHSFATIREEADLAILPDDVAVLAVRMIHACGMVDLVDDLRYSLDVVESGRAALEAGAPILCDANMIASGVTRKRLPAANEVLCTLSDPKVPGLAERMGTTRSAAALELWRDKLPGSVVAIGNAPTALFRLLELLEEGVGAPAAIIGVPVGFIGAAESKVELAKRAPAPYLVVHGRRGGSAMAVAAINAMASEVE
- a CDS encoding precorrin-3B synthase, which translates into the protein MSTSARVRADACPGVFATHDAADGPLARIRLPGGAITAARFRALADAADDLGDGALHLTSRGNVQLRGITRPGLAGRLAAAGLLPSPSHERVRNILASPLSETAQKLAQELDEALCAVPELAELPGRFLFAFDGGQGDVAGEGADVCWRDGAVLLAGEDTGLRVPAEHAVETLLAVARAFLRTRGTAWRISELADIEPLVRGIPGEMTEPREFEVNPGLPIGPIGDAIGVAAVFGRLTSAQARAIANAGNAVVTPWRSILVLGPLAADTGLITDPDAPSLGVSACIGHPGCAKSLADVRADAARVGRTPRAHFAGCERRCGKPAREHVDVLATEDGYLVDGAFVPVGELARTLAEKGTQ